One Oryza sativa Japonica Group chromosome 8, ASM3414082v1 DNA window includes the following coding sequences:
- the LOC4345159 gene encoding succinate dehydrogenase assembly factor 1, mitochondrial — protein sequence MASRSKLSGIQRQVLALYRGFLRTARLKSPEERHRIESVVSAEFRENARNIDRKNFVYIEYLLRRGKKQLEQLKDPDITGLSTLEINKASSLH from the exons CCGTTCAAAGTTATCTGGTATTCAGAGGCAGGTATTGGCATTGTACAGAGGATTCCTGCGGACAGCAAGGCTCAAGTCTCCAGAGGAGCGCCACAGAATTGAGTCTGTTGTCTCAGCAGAGTTCCGTGAGAATGCAAGAAACATTGATCGGAAGAACTTTGTGTACATTGAATACTTGCTGAGAAGAGGGAAGAAACAGCTTGAGCAGCTCAAGGACCCTGATATTACTGGACTATCAACCCTTGAAATTAATAAG GCTTCTTCTTTGCACTAG